In the Streptomyces coeruleoprunus genome, GCGGGCCGCGGCCTCACGCCAGTGGTCGACGGAGACCGGGCCGGCGAAGTCCCGGGCCATCGAGCGGCGCAGTTGCAGGACGAACTCCCAGACGCTGCTGACCATGTCGGCACGCAGAAGAGCTTCCAGCGTGGCCAGCCACTGCTCGCGGTTCGTGACGCCCCACCACTCCTCCAGCGTCTCCTTTTCGATGCGATAGCCGACGCCGTGGTAGGCCATCGCGTTCCAGAACCGGCCGTTGTTCACAGAGAGGTGCGCACCGGCGGCCAGCCCGAAGGCCACCGGTCCCTGCGGGGGGCCACCTACGTCGAGCGTGTGTATGACATGTGGTGCGAGCCCGGTTCGTTCGAACTTGGCGGCGTGCTGCAGCCACAAGGCCCGGCCTTCCGGGCTTGCGGGCATCAGTCCCTCACACGGACTGCCCGGGTTCACCACGAGATACGGCGGATCTCCCGGAGCCCACACGCGGGCGAACCAGCTGAGCGTGTGGGCGTTGAAGACCGGATCCGGGGCTGGCGCGGGCAGCATGCCGGCGGTGTAGACGGCCAAACACTTCGACCGCGTCTGAGGGTTCCAGTAGGGGTGGAAGTAGCTGTCGTCGGGCCGGGCGTCGACGGAGGCTCGGGCTTGGGCCATGAACAGATGTGTTTGAGCGACGATGTCGTAGTACGCGGGCCAGTCACCGCGCTGCCGCGCCTCGTAGAGCCCACGCTCGATGTGGCTTGGGGCTTGCCAGCCCTGCGACGCGGACAGCTGTTCTCCCCTTGGCTTACTGACACGTCCATGTTCAAGATCTTAAGAGGAACGGCCAGTCGGCCGGTGATGCGAGGCAGCGGCGGAGTTCCTAGTTCTTGGGTAGGCTGGCGAGCCAGGAGCGATAGTAGGACTCCTGTTCCCTTACGGTTCCCACCTGCTCCAGTTCAGCTGGGTCGAAGATCTTTACGACTGCACCCAAATCGGTAACCGGTCGCCCCATTTCTCTGGCGATTACTTTGTATCCGCCGCCCATCTGAAGAGTCATGGCGGACGGGTAGCAATCCAGCCTGGATCCATTGCAGCAGATGCGCACACCGAGTGGTTCCCAGGTGTTTCGAATTCCCTTCAGGCATTCCCATAGGTCGGGCCCTCGCGCTTCGCATGATTCTCCATCCGGGCGTAGGACCCTTACCCATGCATCATTGGAGGACATGTCGAACTCCAAAATGGATTCGAGGAGCCCTGGCCCTGTCGCTGGGACGTAGATGCGGATTGCCTGTCTAGTCGCCACGGGTGTACACCACCAGTTCGTCGTCGTATTCCCAGAACTCGTCAATGTGCCAAACCCTGGTGACTCTGTCGAATGGAATTTCACCCTTGAAGGCGATTTCCCTTTCGAAGGGGTGTGGGCTTTCTGGGCCGAGTTCATTGTTCACGTTGATGCCGCCTGCGGGGGATTCTATCTCGTAAACGTACCCGCCCGGCTTGGCGGCCGACAGGGCGAAATCAGCGGATCGCGATGTTGAAACGAAGTCGCTCGGCACGTGGTTTACGACGTAATCGAGCAGAGATACGTCGCTACCGGGGGCCAGTGACTTGAACCCCCCTGCCCTTCTGATCTCCTCAGGTGGTCTCATGTCGCCCCTGTAAAGGATTTCACCTTCTTGTGGACACGGTTCGGGAGCGAGGCCGAGGCGGTCCGTGCACACACTCGGATTTCTTACGTATGTGACCGGGTTTGGTGAGGGGGCCAATCCGAGGGGGTCGGGGCTGAAGTAACGGGCGCTCTCGGCGTCGTAGTACCGGAAGAAGTTGTAGTGAAGCCCCGTCTCCGGGTCGAAGTACTGGCCCGGGAAACGTAGTGGTGTGTACGCCGTGCTCGCCGACGCCCACGTCGTCGTGCCCCACAAGGTGCTGCGGGTGTGCCAGGCCAGGGTGCCCGACTCGTCGATCAGTTCTGATGGGGTGCCCACCAGGTCCGTGACGATGGTGAAGAAGCGCTCGTCGATGGCCTCTTGTGGGGCGTCACGGTCGAGGATGCGTTCCGTTTGGGTCAGGGGCTGGAGGCCCTTGTGGTCCCAGGTGAGCACTACCGGGTGGGGGAGGTCGGCTGACTCTGTCGTTTGTTCGCAGAGCGTTGTGCCGTCCCACGTGAACGTTGTCTCCTCCGTGGGCGACTTCTTGGCTATTCGGCGGCCCAAGGGGTCGTAGACGTAGCGCCACGTCGTGCCGTCCGGGGTCGTGACCGACGTGAGGCGGTCCTCCGCGTCCCACTCGTAGCGCCACGTGTCCGGCTTCCTCGACAGGCGCTGCCTCTGGCGCAGGACTACGCGGCCCTGGGCGTCGTGTTCGTAGCGGGTTCGGCCGGCCCGCGTGATGCGGGTGCCCGTGTAGGAGCGCTCGCCTGTGGCCTCCTGGCCCGGGTGCGTTGACGGCCATGTCGCCGACGTCTGGTTGCCTGCCTCGTCGTAGGCGTACTGCTCCGTCCAGTTGGTGGCTTCGACCCGTGTGACACGGCCCGCCTTGTCCAGGGTGAACCTGCGCGGACCGGAGAGTAGGTCGCTCACCCCCGTCAGGTTGCCGTCCGCGCTGTATGTGTACGTGCGCTGCTGGAGCAGGCTCTCCCTGCCGCTCACCTGCTGGCTCGTCAGGCGCCCCAGCGCGTCGTACGCGTGCGTCAACGTGATCGTGTCGCCCACGTGGCGGGACAGCTCCCTGCCCGCCTCGTCGTGTTCGAACGTCAGCGTGCGGCCCGATGTCGTCAGCTGGGTGCGGCGGCCCGCCTCGTCGTACGTCCACTCGCTCACCGCGCCCGTCGGCGTCGTGCGGGACGTCCTGCGGCCCAGCGCGTCGTAGCCGTACCTGAGTTCCCTGCCGTTCACCGTCTCCGACAGCAGGCGGCCGTAGCGGTCCCGTAGGTGGGTGAGCCTGACCCCTGGGGCCGTCGCCTCCGCCAGCTCGTCGAAGATGTCGTACGTGTAGGTGGTGACCGCTTCGCCCGCCGTCTTGCGCGTGACCTGGCCCAGCGCGTTCCGGTCGTAAGTGATCCGTTCGCCCAGGCCGTTCGTGCGGGCCGTGAGGGTGCCCGCCTCGTCGTGCTCGTACGTCAGGGTGCGGTTGTCGAAGTCCGTCTCCGAGACGAGGCGGCCCGCCTTGTCGTACTCGTATGTCCAGCTCAGGCCCTGCGGGTTCAGGACCTCCCGCAGTCGCAGCTCCGCGTCGTGCGTGAACTCGTAGCGGACGCCGTCCGGGCCCGTGCGGGCCTTCAGCAGGTCGAAGTGGGTGTACTCGAACCGCGAGACCCCGCCCATCGCGTCCGTGTGGCTGACGCAGTTGCCCTCGCCGTCGTACGTCCACGACTGCTCCGCGCCGTCCGGGTCCACTCTGCGCGCCGGCTTGCCCTCCGGGGTCCACTCCAGGCGCGTCACCGCGCCCAGCGCGTCCGTGACGGTCCTCGGGCGGCCGAATGCGTCCCGGGTGTAGTGGGTCCTCGCTCCCAGGGGGTCCTCGACCGTGATGGGGAGGCCCCTCGCGTCACACCTGACACTTGTCGTGTGGCCCAAGGCGTCCCGCACCGACGTGAGGCGGCCCGCCTCGTCGTACGTGAACCTCGTCGTCCCGCCCGACGGGTCCGTCACCGACGTGCGGTTGCCCCGCTCGTCGTACGTCTGGCGCACCACCCTGCCGTCCGGGTGCACCACCCGGAGAGGGAGGCCGAGGGCGTTGTACTCGGCCGTCGACGCGCGGCCGTCCGGGCGGACGACCTTCGTGAGGTTGCCCGCCTCGTCGTATGCGAGGCGTGTGGTGTGGCCCAGCGGGTCCGTGTGCGACAGCAGGCGGTTGTAGCGGTCCCGTTCGTAACGGGTCACCGCGCCCAAGGGGTCGATCTCGGCGACCACCTGGTGGGCGTCGTTGATCAGGTAGCGGTGGGTCGCGCCCGTGGCCGTCGTGGCCGTCGTGATCCGGTGGCCCGTCTCCGGGTCCGTCTCGTCGTAGGACAGGCGGAGGGTGAGATGCCCTTCCTCGCCGCCTTGCGCCAGGCACCTGTCCCGCTCGTCGTACGCGTAGTCGTAGCGGCTGCCGTTCGTGTCCGTCCACGACGTCATGCGGGCCCGCTCGTCGTACCCGAAGCGGAGGGGACGGCCCGAGGAGTTCACGACCTCTGTGAGGTGGCCTTCCGTATAGCCGTAGCGGAGGATCTGCTGATCCGTGCCGTCCGGGGCCCCGCCGGCCAGGTGCAGGGCCGTGACACGGCCCTCGTACGTCGTCAGCTTCAGGTGGTGGCCGCCACTGTGGACGATGCCCGTCGGGGCGCCCTCGGCGTCGTACTCGAACGTGATCCAGTTGCCGTTGCGGTCGTCGATCTGGCTGAGCAGGGCCCGGTGTCGGACACCTCCGCGAAGTGCCACGTGCGACCCGTCTCCGGTGCGGTGATCGTGTAGCCGCCGTCCGGCTCGCGGCTCAGCGGCCGGCGCGGGCCGTGGCTCGGCAGGACGGGGACGCCCGGCGCGGGGTGGGGGTAGGCCAGCAGCAGGCCGTCCTCGCAGACGAAGACGATTCCCTCGGAGTCGATCTCAAGGCGCTGGTCCGCCGTTGACGACCAGGACGGGCCGAACCACCTTCCCGCCCGGTAGTCCGACGCCGCCCGGCGGCGGAACACGAGCGGCAGGACGCCCGGGAGCGTGAGGTCCGTCTGGGACAGGAACATGGCGCCGGTCGCCACGTCGACCGGGTCACCGCACTTCTTGACGGAATCCTCCGTCCTGGATGCTCTGGTCGGATCCGTGACTCCCTGCCGCGCCGCCGCCCCCGCCCCGTCGTCCGCCCCCTTCCGCACACCGTTGGCCAGGGCCTTCGCCCCGCTGCCCGCGCCCTTCGTGCCCAGCAGTTCCGGCAGTAGCCGGCCGCTGAACTCGTCCGGGTCCTTCTTCGCCGCGTCCCAGGCGTTCTTCAGGGCCTGGTCCGGGTGGACTGCCGTGGTCGTGATCCCGGCCAGGGTCATGTTGAGGTTCTTGTAGTAGTCGGCCGGGTGGGTGAGGTTGTACTCGTCGAAGGGGTTGAGGGAGCGGACGAAGTTCGTGATGCCGACCGTGCCCTTGGCCACGCCGCCGATGAAGTGGGTCGCGCGGACGCCGCCCTCCGCGCCCAGGTCGGCGATGTCGAGGACGAGGCGGTCGGAGCCGGCCGGGGCCGCCGGGGCCTTCGACGTCGCGGCCTTCACCAGGTCGGCCGCCCTGTCCGCGGCCTCGTTGCGCTGGCGGCGGACCTCGTTCAGCAGGTCCCGCGCCTCGTCGCGGCGGCTCTGGCCCGGGTCGCTGAAGGGGGCGGGCCGGGGGAGGGGGGTGTCGGTCGTGCGGGCCTTGTTGTACGCGTCGACCTTGTCGTTGTACGACGCGACCGCGGCCTTCGACGTCTCCTCGCCCTCCTTGTACAGGGCGATCGCCTCGCGCGCCTTCGTCTGGGCGGCCGTCACGACGGACGCGTACGCGTCCAGTGCCGAGGCCGCGTCCCCGAACGCGTCCGCCGCGCGCAGCCAGTCCAGGGGCAGCGGGGCGAACTTCTCGCGGAAGGCGTTCGCCGCCTCGCCCTTCCAGTGCGAGGAGTCCAGGCCCTTCATTCCCTGACCGACCAGGTCGAAGGCGGCCTTGAAGTCGCGGAGGTTCTTGGCGGTCGCGGTGATCGAGGCCGCGCTGCCGTGGATCAGTTCCTTCGGGTCCTCGGTCTCGCCCAGCTGCTTCTCGCCGACCCGGGCGCCGAGCGCCGAGGCCGCCGCGTCGCCGAGGTCCTCGACCTTGTCCGCCCAGCCCTCCGCGCCGACGTGGTCCAGGACGTCCGCCGCGGTCTCGGAGACCCCGTCGATGATCTCGCCGGTCGTCCGCTTCAGGCCGTCCCAGCCCTCGCCGAGGGCGCCCACGGCCTTGTCGAACACGTCGCCCATCAGCTGTCCCCCGCCTGCTGCTGCCGCACCCGCCGGATCGTTTCGTCGGTGGGCTTCAGCCCCTCCCGCGACAGTTCCTCCATCAGCCGTCGCTCATCGGCGTCGTAGACCCCGGCGCCTTCCAGCCGGCCGGCGAACTCGTTGCCGACGTCGTACGACGTGTCCCTCCAGACCTGCTTGACCTCCGCGTGCGCCTCGGCGAACGACTCCTCGCTCCAGTCCGCCCCGTCGCTGGGCCGCTGATTGCGGATCTCGTCCCAGCTCTTGGCGGTGACCTCCTCCTCGCTGAGGTGCGGGTTGCCGTTCACGGCGTTCGTGACGATCTTGATCGTGCCCTTGACGTACTGGTCCTGCTCGTGGAGACCGCCCGCCGCCAGGCCGATGCCCTGGGCGAGGGCGTTGCCGCGCTGCATCAGACCCCGTACGCCCCACTCCCAGCGCTCGCAGAAGGACGTGAACTGGGCCGCCAGGCCGTCGTGGCCGAGTTGCAGGCCGGTGAGCGCCAGTTCCGAGACACCCCGGCCCGTGGTGGCCCGGCCGATCGAGCCGAGTTCCTTCAGCTCGCCGTGCGCCTTGTCGATGCCCTCCGCGAGCAGGCGGAGCGACTCCGCCGGTGCCGCGATATTCGGCTCGCCGCCGCCGCTCATTCCGTCCCCCCGAGGTCCACGGCCGCCGAGTCGGGTACGACACCCTCCACCGGCGGGAACACCATGCCGTCGTCGCCGCCCGCGTCCAGCGCCACGCCCGCCGGGCCGTCGACCAGCGGCACCATCACGTCGAGCAGCCGCGCGCCCAGCACCGTGCGGTACTCCCACGCGCGATCGGCCTCGCCCCGGGCGCGGGCGAACCGGGCCAGTGCCGCCTCGTCCGAGAAGGCGCAGATCCAGCGGACACCCCCGTGTTCCGCCGTCCACAGGCCGTCCGGGCCGCCGGAGCCCCCAGAGCCTTCAGAGTTGCCAGAACCTCCATAGCCTTCGGAGCCTCCAGAGCCGCCCGCGCCCCCCTCCGGTGCCAGCGGCACAAGTACCGCCGTACGGCGGAACTCGCCCAGCCGGGCCGCGAAGTCGCGGTCCACGCGGGGCGTTGCATCTGCGGCCACGGGAACCACCGGCTCCTCCGCCAGGTCCGCGAGCCTCGATCGCCTGGTCAGCGGCGTGGCCATGTCCCCCGGTCCGTCCCCCTGCGTGGTCATGGGGCGGATGATCACACGT is a window encoding:
- a CDS encoding SseB family protein, which produces MTTQGDGPGDMATPLTRRSRLADLAEEPVVPVAADATPRVDRDFAARLGEFRRTAVLVPLAPEGGAGGSGGSEGYGGSGNSEGSGGSGGPDGLWTAEHGGVRWICAFSDEAALARFARARGEADRAWEYRTVLGARLLDVMVPLVDGPAGVALDAGGDDGMVFPPVEGVVPDSAAVDLGGTE
- a CDS encoding DUF1266 domain-containing protein, giving the protein MAQARASVDARPDDSYFHPYWNPQTRSKCLAVYTAGMLPAPAPDPVFNAHTLSWFARVWAPGDPPYLVVNPGSPCEGLMPASPEGRALWLQHAAKFERTGLAPHVIHTLDVGGPPQGPVAFGLAAGAHLSVNNGRFWNAMAYHGVGYRIEKETLEEWWGVTNREQWLATLEALLRADMVSSVWEFVLQLRRSMARDFAGPVSVDHWREAAARIVRARAEEAARPRLSPDGVTQGRAPSPTELESQVAGVQRLIGRIARYEARFRADGLLPESGYIRTIEGWDYGRASSMARWGLVCRYGTLAEAESAVIRAGQLVRTNYRSWADFSAAYVLGRCLHFDEEEFGKWYEDVLAVHRVLMTDPASPWLTIPWT